In one window of Tripterygium wilfordii isolate XIE 37 chromosome 1, ASM1340144v1, whole genome shotgun sequence DNA:
- the LOC119998427 gene encoding ATP-citrate synthase beta chain protein 1-like, with the protein MATGQLFSNTTQALFYNYKQLPIQRMLDFDFLCGRETPSVAGIINPGSEGFQKLFFGQEEIAIPVHSTVEAASAAHPTADVFINFASFRSAAASSMSALKQPTIRVVAIIAEGVPESDTKQLIAYAKANNKVVIGPATVGGIQAGAFKIGDTAGTIDNIIHCKLYRPGAVGFVSKSGGMSNELYNTIARVTDGIYEGIAIGGDVFPGSTLSDHVLRFNNIPQVKMIVVLGELGGRDEYSLVEALKQGKVTKPVVAWVSGTCARLFKSEVQFGHAGAKSGGEMESAQAKNQALRDAGAVVPTSYEAFELAIKETFGKIVEEGKITPVKEVTPPQIPEDLNIAIKSGKVRAPTHIISTISDDRGEEPCYAGVPMSSIVEKGFGVGDVISLLWFKRSLPRYCTHFIEICIMLCADHGPCVSGAHNTIVTARAGKDLVSSLVSGLLTIGPRFGGAIDDAARYFKDAYDRGLTPYEFVESMKKKGIRVPGIGHRIKRGDNRDKRVELLQRFARTHFPSVKYMEYAVQVETYTLSKANNLVMNVDGAIGSLFLDLLAGSGMFTKQEIDEIVEIGYLNGLFVLARSIGLIGHTFDQKRLKQPLYRHPWEDVLYTK; encoded by the exons ATGGCAACTGGACAACTATTCTCCAACACCACGCAGGCTTTATTCTACAACTACAAGCAGCTTCCCATTCAACGGATGCTTGACTTTGACTTCCTCTGTG GAAGGGAGACACCGTCTGTTGCCGGAATCATCAATCCTGGATCCGAGGGATTTCAGAAACTCTTTTTCGGTCAAGAAGAAATCGCCATCCCTGTTCACTCAAC CGTTGAGGCTGCAAGTGCTGCTCATCCAACTGCTGATGTATTCATAAACTTTGCATCATTTAGAAG TGCTGCTGCCTCATCAATGTCGGCTTTGAAACAGCCAACCATTCGAGTTGTGGCTATAATAGCTGAAGGTGTTCCTGAGTCAGACACGAAGCAGTTGATTGCATATGCCAAGGCAAATAATAAG GTTGTTATTGGGCCTGCTACAGTTGGGGGCATACAAGCTGGAGCTTTTAAGATAGGTGACACTGCCGGCACAATAGATAACATAATTCACTGCAAGCTGTACAGGCCTGGCGCTGTTGGCTTTGTCTCCAAATCT gGTGGCATGTCGAATGAATTATACAACACTATTGCCCGTGTGACAGATGGAATTTATGAAG GCATTGCGATTGGAGGAGATGTTTTCCCTGGCTCCACTCTATCTGATCATGTTCTGCGATTTAACAACATCCCGCAG GTTAAGATGATCGTTGTACTCGGGGAACTCGGTGGAAGAGATGAGTATTCCCTGGTTGAGGCATTGAAACAAGGAAAAGTGACCAAACCAGTGGTTGCTTGGGTCAGCGGCACCTGTGCACGTCTCTTCAAATCAGAAGTACAGTTTGGTCATGCT GGGGCCAAAAGTGGTGGCGAGATGGAGTCTGCACAAGCAAAGAATCAGGCGCTAAGGGATGCTGGAGCTGTTGTTCCCACTTCATATGAAGCTTTTGAATTGGCAATCAAGGAAACATTTGGCAAAATT GTAGAAGAAGGGAAAATTACACCTGTAAAGGAAGTTACACCTCCGCAAATCCCTGAGGATCTTAATATTGCAATTAAGAGTGGGAAAGTTCGGGCTCCTACTCATATCATCTCCACCATCTCTGATGACAGAG GTGAGGAACCTTGTTATGCTGGCGTGCCAATGTCTTCCATTGTTGAAAAGGGTTTTGGTGTGGGTGATGTTATTTCTCTGTTATGGTTCAAGCGCAGCCTTCCTCGCTATTGTACCCATTTTATTGAG ATATGCATCATGCTATGTGCTGATCACGGTCCTTGTGTCTCTGGTGCCCACAACACTATTGTAACGGCGAGAGCAGGAAAGGACTTGGTTTCCAGTCTTGTTTCAG GTTTGCTTACAATTGGTCCCCGATTTGGAGGTGCCATTGATGACGCTGCTAGATACTTCAAGGATGCTTATGACAGG GGCCTTACACCATATGAATTTGTTGAAAGCATGAAGAAGAAAGGCATTCGTGTGCCAGGAATTGGACATAG GATCAAGAGAGGCGACAACAGGGACAAGAGGGTAGAATTGCTGCAGCGGTTTGCACGGACACATTTTCCTTCTGTGAAGTACATGGAATATGCTGTTCAGGTTGAAACCTATACTCTTTCAAAGGCGAATAACCTGGTCATGAATGTTGATGGTGCAATTGGGTCCCTGTTCTTGGATCTTCTTGCTGGCAGTGGCATGTTTACCAAGCAAGAGATTGATGAGATTGTAGAGATTGGATATCTGAATGGGCTTTTTGTCCTGGCACGCTCCATTGGTTTGATCGG GCATACATTTGACCAAAAGAGATTGAAACAGCCACTATACCGTCACCCATGGGAAGATGTTCTCTACACCAAGTGA
- the LOC120001663 gene encoding pterocarpan synthase 1-like has product MSGLTSSFFYLTFTATLLYVAYFLPRQEPKETSLVLYVHDHLTGDNKSAITVAGNNGPEIESKAIGRVQGMYLNSKQDGKGLYLAFSVIFTDGEFKGSSLEIQGSDIYSPKERGFGVGSGMGYFRFAKGYGLMKTEFMDLPNLIAVIKLSITVKHY; this is encoded by the coding sequence aTGTCCGGCTTAACCTCCAGCTTCTTCTACCTCACCTTCACAGCCACACTTCTCTATGTGGCCTACTTCTTACCAAGACAGGAACCAAAGGAAACCAGTCTTGTTCTTTATGTGCACGACCACCTCACCGGCGATAACAAGTCGGCAATCACGGTGGCCGGGAACAATGGACCCGAGATTGAGTCGAAAGCGATTGGTAGGGTCCAAGGAATGTACCTTAATTCAAAACAAGATGGGAAGGGTTTGTATTTGGCTTTTTCAGTTATTTTTACAGATGGAGAGTTTAAGGGAAGTAGTTTGGAGATTCAAGGATCGGATATCTACTCTCCGAAAGAGAGAGGATTCGGGGTTGGATCGGGTATGGGTTATTTTCGGTTTGCGAAAGGGTATGGACTTATGAAAACTGAGTTCATGGACCTTCCCAATTTGATAGCCGTTATTAAGCTCAGTATAACAGTGAAGCAttattaa